Proteins encoded together in one Thermococcus barophilus MP window:
- a CDS encoding DUF6849 domain-containing protein — protein sequence MRLILKPLFEVELPPEFVDILKAKIKGREIKEGDVIEIDLLGKPLKFEVIYAEPKEFRVREDTKIELSSEKPLTLDFEFNKVVKNIIFLEKSIVLIFEDEVLVLTEDGHKIYNEKFEGLKEVRGTKNILVIVHGEGKKLRLIHI from the coding sequence ATGAGGCTCATTCTCAAACCTCTCTTTGAAGTAGAACTCCCCCCAGAGTTTGTTGATATCTTAAAGGCAAAGATAAAGGGTAGAGAAATTAAAGAGGGGGATGTTATTGAGATTGACTTATTGGGGAAGCCATTGAAGTTTGAGGTCATTTATGCGGAACCTAAAGAATTTAGAGTGAGAGAGGACACAAAAATAGAACTTTCCTCAGAAAAACCCTTAACTCTGGACTTTGAATTTAATAAAGTTGTCAAGAATATTATATTCCTCGAAAAGAGCATTGTACTCATTTTTGAAGATGAAGTCTTAGTCTTGACTGAGGACGGACACAAAATTTATAATGAAAAATTCGAAGGGCTTAAAGAAGTTAGGGGGACTAAAAATATACTGGTGATAGTTCATGGAGAAGGTAAAAAGCTCAGACTCATTCACATTTAA
- a CDS encoding sugar phosphate isomerase/epimerase family protein, which translates to MGSLWLFFIRDIIHLELKFSNAYEKVHKRSLEEIDKVSERIGIKVALENMPKFPILDGQTAGRIYELIDGTNLYVTFDVGHLYTVSDDFAEFIEVLKDKIIHVHLHDNEGENDSHLALGEGIIPWDKVLRILPKNVTWSLEVRSLDDFKKSFEFLKSYLK; encoded by the coding sequence ATGGGTTCTCTCTGGTTGTTCTTCATCCGGGACATTATTCACCTTGAGCTTAAATTCTCCAATGCCTATGAAAAAGTCCATAAACGCTCTTTGGAAGAAATTGACAAGGTGTCTGAGAGAATTGGAATTAAGGTGGCTCTTGAAAATATGCCAAAATTTCCAATTTTAGATGGTCAAACAGCTGGGAGGATATATGAGTTAATTGACGGTACAAATCTATACGTTACTTTCGATGTGGGGCATTTGTACACAGTGAGTGATGATTTTGCTGAATTCATTGAAGTCTTGAAAGATAAGATAATCCATGTTCATCTTCATGACAATGAGGGGGAAAACGATTCTCACTTGGCATTGGGGGAGGGTATAATTCCGTGGGATAAGGTGCTTAGGATATTGCCCAAAAATGTTACTTGGAGCTTAGAAGTCAGAAGTTTGGATGATTTTAAAAAGAGCTTTGAATTTTTGAAAAGTTACCTAAAATAG
- a CDS encoding endonuclease III domain-containing protein yields the protein MEKVKSSDSFTFNESWEEKKERALKIVKKLIEMYPRDRILHGDPFFTLIRCIISQRNRDEVTDRVSELLFNRYPTVHALANAKIEDVQKLLRENGVGLWKNKGKWIVECSRIILEKYGGKVPDMLEELVKLPGIGRKCANIVLAYGFGKQAIPVDTHVNRISKRLGLAPPKAPPEKVEEYLKELIPKELWIYVNHAMVDHGKAICRPISPRCDECPLKTLCPYAKGFISDEEIRKT from the coding sequence ATGGAGAAGGTAAAAAGCTCAGACTCATTCACATTTAATGAGAGCTGGGAAGAAAAGAAAGAGCGGGCGTTGAAAATTGTTAAAAAGTTAATTGAGATGTATCCAAGGGATAGAATTCTACATGGGGACCCTTTCTTCACCCTTATAAGATGTATAATCTCCCAGAGGAATAGAGATGAAGTAACTGATAGGGTAAGTGAGTTGCTTTTTAATAGATATCCGACAGTTCATGCCTTGGCAAATGCTAAAATCGAGGATGTTCAGAAATTGTTGAGGGAGAATGGAGTTGGTTTATGGAAAAATAAGGGAAAGTGGATTGTGGAATGCTCTCGAATAATTCTGGAAAAATACGGTGGAAAAGTCCCCGACATGTTAGAGGAGCTTGTTAAACTGCCCGGCATTGGGAGGAAGTGTGCGAATATAGTTTTGGCTTATGGATTCGGCAAGCAAGCAATCCCTGTTGATACCCATGTGAACAGGATAAGCAAGCGTTTAGGTTTAGCTCCACCAAAAGCCCCACCTGAAAAAGTTGAGGAATATTTAAAGGAGCTTATTCCTAAAGAGCTTTGGATCTATGTGAACCATGCAATGGTAGACCATGGAAAAGCAATCTGTCGTCCGATAAGTCCAAGATGCGATGAATGCCCCTTGAAGACACTCTGCCCATATGCAAAGGGTTTTATTAGTGATGAAGAGATAAGAAAGACTTAG
- a CDS encoding acetate--CoA ligase family protein → MEMPKIVEELKPFFEPKAVAIIGATNKKGKVGNVIFENFKRNKEQGIFKGNIYPVNPKLDEIEGYKVYKSVKELPKDTDLAVISIPAPFVPATMKDIAEKGIKAVIIITGGFGELGEEGKRLEREIYEIAKANGIRVIGPNCVGVYVPDTGVDTVFLPEEKMDRPKSGPIAFVSQSGAFAAAMLDWAALAGIGIGKMVSYGNKIDVDDADLMDYFIYDDQIKVVTFYIEGVKDGRKFIEAAKRITKVKPVIALKSGRTEYGAKAASSHTGSLAGADVIYDAVFKQTGIIRAEDFEHMFDVAKAFAKCRLPKGDRIGIITDGGGAGVMASDAVAKFGLKMAQLSEETLKFLKENFPPHAVAGNPTDVVGDTDAQRYKIAIEGFVNDPNVDAILVIVLFQVPLLNEMEIIEILSEYAKNSEKPIVAVAMGGKKTEYYAKLLEEKGVPVYPTPERGVRALAGLVQYAKYLEKVEGE, encoded by the coding sequence ATGGAAATGCCAAAAATCGTTGAAGAATTAAAGCCTTTTTTTGAACCAAAGGCAGTCGCTATCATCGGAGCAACGAACAAAAAAGGGAAGGTTGGAAATGTTATTTTTGAGAACTTTAAGAGGAATAAGGAGCAGGGGATTTTCAAGGGCAACATTTATCCCGTAAATCCAAAGCTTGATGAAATAGAGGGGTATAAGGTGTATAAGAGCGTTAAGGAACTCCCCAAAGACACAGATTTGGCTGTTATATCTATTCCTGCCCCCTTTGTCCCAGCCACAATGAAGGACATTGCGGAAAAAGGCATCAAAGCAGTTATAATCATCACAGGAGGCTTTGGAGAGCTTGGTGAAGAAGGAAAGAGATTAGAGAGAGAAATCTACGAAATAGCAAAGGCAAACGGGATTAGAGTTATTGGACCAAACTGTGTTGGTGTCTATGTTCCAGACACAGGTGTGGATACCGTATTTTTACCGGAGGAAAAGATGGACAGGCCAAAGAGCGGCCCAATAGCTTTCGTCTCTCAAAGTGGAGCCTTCGCAGCAGCAATGCTTGACTGGGCTGCTTTGGCGGGTATAGGAATTGGAAAAATGGTCAGCTATGGAAATAAGATAGATGTCGACGATGCTGATTTAATGGACTATTTCATTTATGACGACCAAATTAAAGTTGTTACCTTCTACATTGAGGGAGTTAAGGACGGTAGAAAGTTCATCGAAGCTGCAAAGAGGATAACAAAAGTAAAACCCGTCATTGCACTGAAGAGTGGGAGAACCGAGTATGGAGCAAAGGCTGCCTCATCACACACTGGTTCGCTGGCAGGAGCTGATGTAATTTACGATGCGGTATTCAAGCAGACTGGAATAATCAGAGCTGAAGACTTTGAGCACATGTTTGATGTTGCTAAGGCATTTGCAAAGTGCAGGCTTCCAAAAGGCGATAGGATTGGGATAATCACTGATGGTGGTGGAGCTGGAGTCATGGCAAGTGACGCAGTTGCCAAATTCGGCTTGAAGATGGCGCAGCTCAGCGAAGAAACTCTCAAGTTCCTTAAGGAGAACTTCCCACCACATGCAGTCGCTGGTAACCCAACTGATGTTGTTGGCGACACAGACGCTCAAAGATACAAGATTGCAATTGAAGGCTTTGTAAATGACCCGAATGTTGATGCCATTCTGGTGATAGTACTCTTCCAGGTGCCGCTATTAAATGAGATGGAGATAATTGAAATCCTATCAGAATATGCAAAGAATAGTGAGAAACCAATTGTGGCAGTTGCAATGGGCGGTAAAAAGACGGAGTATTATGCAAAGCTGCTTGAGGAGAAAGGAGTTCCGGTGTATCCAACACCCGAAAGGGGAGTTAGGGCTTTAGCCGGTCTTGTTCAATACGCAAAATATTTGGAGAAGGTTGAAGGGGAGTGA
- a CDS encoding PadR family transcriptional regulator, translating into MERPKFKGHLKLLVLHLLSKKPMHGYAVMKGLEEEFGIPAPSAGVIYPILFSLKRAGLIETAGSGRREKKVYKITEDGVRYLKEHEEELREAIKLARIYREFSEMGGRELREAFRLLFDRFDNLTEKQREELSKIIREFAKKIKFIVEFGDSYE; encoded by the coding sequence TTGGAGCGACCAAAGTTTAAAGGACATCTCAAGTTGCTCGTGCTTCATCTGCTAAGCAAGAAGCCAATGCACGGGTATGCTGTAATGAAGGGACTTGAAGAAGAGTTTGGGATTCCAGCTCCAAGTGCTGGGGTTATATACCCAATCCTGTTCAGCTTGAAGCGCGCTGGACTTATTGAAACAGCGGGGAGTGGAAGGAGAGAGAAAAAAGTCTACAAAATAACAGAAGATGGTGTGAGATACCTAAAAGAGCATGAAGAGGAACTGAGGGAGGCAATCAAACTCGCAAGAATTTATAGGGAATTTTCTGAGATGGGAGGGAGAGAACTTAGAGAAGCCTTCAGACTACTTTTTGACAGATTTGATAACCTTACAGAAAAGCAGAGAGAAGAGCTTTCTAAGATAATAAGAGAGTTTGCAAAGAAAATCAAATTCATCGTTGAGTTTGGTGATTCGTATGAGTGA
- a CDS encoding magnesium transporter, protein MTVFLDLKERLKEAYTATLASLVISLIIGFFGGTFLGKYFNKIRSAYPGILVILPGMMGLRGNVFGSMASRFSTMLYLGDLEPKIGEKRVLRNIVIAMMLSLIPVTILWMIGVIKGIRYHSFQILLIVISSTIFVSLLLGYFTAFVTIFSFKRGTDPDSVAAPLVASMGDLLTIPSLIAFILILEHSKTVFWTSNIGLILLLLFLVEISKVRRTELLEFKELFVIITLLALLSLISGFTLEKFSHLIQASVILGFAYPSLLSSFGNYGSVIAAKTSTKLHLGEIEKFFSVEPFLDILSLFATTPVIGSLINIFGIMLAKLILGSSVSFSLELALTYPLMALFIMFYSYTISYLLFKRDIDPDNVAIPLISNNSDIFGTIYAVLIAKLIVGG, encoded by the coding sequence ATGACAGTCTTCTTGGATCTGAAAGAGAGACTAAAAGAAGCATATACAGCAACATTGGCTTCATTGGTAATCTCATTGATAATTGGATTTTTTGGAGGAACTTTTCTGGGTAAGTATTTTAATAAGATTCGTTCTGCCTATCCCGGCATTTTGGTGATTCTTCCGGGAATGATGGGGTTGAGAGGTAATGTTTTTGGTTCCATGGCATCTCGGTTTTCAACGATGCTTTATTTGGGTGATTTAGAACCAAAAATTGGAGAGAAGAGGGTTTTAAGGAACATTGTGATTGCAATGATGCTTTCTCTCATTCCTGTTACAATCCTCTGGATGATTGGGGTAATTAAGGGAATCCGCTATCATTCCTTTCAGATTTTGCTGATAGTCATAAGTTCTACGATTTTTGTATCCCTATTACTTGGATATTTTACAGCATTTGTGACTATATTTTCTTTTAAAAGAGGGACAGATCCAGATAGTGTTGCCGCCCCTTTAGTTGCTTCAATGGGAGATCTGCTGACGATACCATCTCTTATAGCCTTTATTCTTATCTTAGAGCATTCTAAAACAGTGTTTTGGACTTCGAATATTGGTCTTATACTCCTTCTTTTATTTCTTGTTGAGATCAGCAAAGTAAGAAGAACAGAGCTTTTGGAGTTCAAAGAGCTTTTTGTGATAATAACCCTTTTGGCTCTTCTTTCTCTAATCTCTGGATTTACGCTGGAAAAATTCAGCCACTTAATTCAAGCCTCTGTAATTCTCGGATTCGCTTATCCTTCTCTGCTCAGCAGCTTTGGAAACTATGGTTCTGTTATTGCAGCAAAGACTTCAACAAAGCTGCATCTTGGAGAAATTGAAAAGTTCTTTTCTGTGGAACCGTTTTTGGATATACTCTCTCTGTTTGCAACCACTCCTGTAATAGGCAGTTTAATAAACATCTTCGGCATCATGCTTGCAAAACTTATTCTTGGAAGCAGCGTATCTTTTTCCTTAGAGCTTGCTCTCACGTATCCACTTATGGCACTTTTCATAATGTTCTACTCCTACACTATTTCATACCTCCTCTTTAAGAGGGATATAGATCCAGACAACGTTGCGATTCCATTAATTTCAAACAACAGCGATATATTCGGCACAATATATGCTGTTTTAATAGCAAAGCTCATTGTGGGTGGTTAA
- a CDS encoding 4Fe-4S dicluster domain-containing protein has translation MSETKSWKEYYDYMEQKTPLTIYYPICGGGEECITACPYGEKIWDVEPMKVSLFGFNQKVRLRPVMKNPELCKECYLCVEACPTGALRPKDKPANHPLLTLVYNTLKLPFKRRYNIKFVFRPEHVEKFRRNNGR, from the coding sequence ATGAGTGAAACAAAAAGCTGGAAAGAATATTATGACTATATGGAGCAAAAAACCCCATTGACAATTTACTACCCAATATGCGGTGGAGGGGAAGAGTGCATAACTGCCTGTCCCTATGGTGAAAAGATCTGGGACGTTGAACCTATGAAGGTCTCCCTCTTTGGCTTCAATCAAAAAGTTCGCCTAAGGCCGGTTATGAAAAATCCAGAGCTGTGTAAAGAGTGTTATTTATGCGTCGAAGCCTGCCCAACGGGCGCGTTGAGACCTAAAGATAAGCCCGCTAATCATCCATTATTGACTCTTGTCTACAACACATTAAAGCTTCCGTTTAAGAGGAGATACAACATCAAGTTCGTTTTTCGTCCTGAACATGTTGAGAAGTTCAGGCGCAATAATGGGAGGTGA
- a CDS encoding apurinic/apyrimidinic endonuclease family protein, with protein sequence MIGASTYALFDRSLGVAIYKLREFPLDFVEIMSEGYHVLDKYNYRFHLEYLESYGMKNIIHAPFSDLNLAALNEKLRRVTLEIIFETLKCT encoded by the coding sequence TTGATAGGTGCCTCAACGTACGCACTGTTTGACAGAAGTTTGGGTGTTGCTATATACAAACTTAGAGAATTTCCCTTAGACTTCGTTGAAATAATGAGTGAGGGGTATCATGTATTAGATAAATACAACTACAGGTTTCATCTTGAATATTTAGAAAGCTATGGCATGAAAAACATTATTCATGCTCCCTTCAGCGATTTAAATCTTGCCGCACTCAATGAAAAGCTCCGAAGAGTAACGCTTGAAATAATCTTTGAAACTCTGAAATGCACATGA
- a CDS encoding CGP-CTERM sorting domain-containing protein yields MTISNKLLAFLLIFLFLTFVPYTKGSNDYWIMKYTYKENPDLLLEFGKGALRSARYENGDIVMVETIPMSKTRFDFAVSLVSQDGEVKWTKLYGSKKDDEILAVAILKNGDILLAGWSGYPRDGLVVCLDPNGNIKWSKLIGGKESDEIRAVDVAPDGSIILVGETYSETSTQSLWVIKLKPDGKLKWHRVFQLYEKDHYQSVTGLSVKVSSGGSILVGGVSKQRTAFLAKLTENGSVRWAREYTISESGEGIYGIEVLEDGTILTAGEYYTTTANLFLMKLNGEGQVLWKKGYGSKYGKNERNTEFYNIVLTTDGDILIAGRSEQLDISAGHGVLIHADKNGNLKSWWSMKQFVSVRAIYVDGKDIIAYGSGWKKTSVLAVFPLEGSFECFEESDVEVTSKPLTVKTSKINLKGKAVQFAYKNAGINVTGKIELIGEELCRSKGDMEETQTSTTPREVSTPTEENYWVKSLIGIGDDEITDTAITAEGDIIAVGTTTSFGENGDVLVMRLSSKGEILWQKVYGGKGDDSAHAVAVTNNGEIIVVGQTNSFGAGDYDVWILGLDKNGNVRWQSTYGGEYGEGGLDVDLFTNGDILVVGYTGGFGAGNFDAWVLRLDPVGNIRWQRVYGGSGEDIAWGVKAVNGGTEIVVVGYTKSFNAKGEDGWIMYLDGNGNIKWQKMIGSDKDDEFLAVSEDADGNIVVAGMLTGKDDYEKGWVVKLNKRGKVLWQGAYGGEEYGDAFFDIDTAGDRITVVGGTQNFGTEETGSWVLHLDSSGNIINEFVCEEGDSMLWSVATDESSTVAVGYSTVEGKDIFIMKLPKDGNLECTICRSSEAIVRTPAIIIRDSKAVSENTKGIMKESRGTVDVSDFKEKVNCPAEEIKETKHREISSSESPSEVTPIQSPEEESTKGICGPGVFAVLAILGKIIRKRKGN; encoded by the coding sequence ACCCTGACCTCCTTCTGGAATTTGGAAAAGGCGCTCTTCGCAGTGCACGGTATGAGAATGGGGACATAGTTATGGTTGAGACCATTCCAATGAGCAAAACAAGATTTGACTTTGCTGTTTCCCTTGTAAGTCAAGACGGGGAAGTCAAGTGGACTAAACTCTATGGAAGCAAAAAAGACGATGAAATTTTAGCAGTTGCCATTCTGAAAAATGGAGACATCCTTCTGGCAGGATGGAGTGGTTATCCAAGGGACGGGCTTGTGGTATGCCTCGATCCAAATGGAAACATAAAATGGAGCAAGCTTATTGGCGGAAAGGAAAGTGACGAGATCAGAGCTGTAGACGTTGCACCGGATGGCAGCATTATTCTTGTTGGAGAAACATATTCCGAGACTTCGACTCAAAGCCTGTGGGTGATCAAGCTTAAGCCTGATGGGAAATTGAAGTGGCACCGTGTATTTCAGCTTTATGAGAAGGATCACTATCAATCCGTAACGGGACTTTCCGTTAAAGTTTCCTCGGGGGGAAGTATACTCGTAGGAGGTGTTTCAAAGCAGAGGACTGCATTTTTAGCAAAGCTCACAGAAAATGGAAGCGTTAGATGGGCAAGGGAATACACCATCTCAGAAAGCGGAGAGGGCATTTACGGGATTGAAGTGCTGGAAGATGGGACAATACTAACTGCCGGGGAATACTATACAACAACCGCCAACCTCTTCTTGATGAAGCTCAACGGTGAAGGTCAGGTTCTCTGGAAAAAAGGATACGGATCAAAATATGGGAAGAATGAGAGAAACACTGAATTCTACAATATCGTTTTAACCACCGATGGAGATATACTTATTGCAGGACGTTCTGAACAGTTGGATATTTCAGCGGGGCATGGGGTGTTAATTCATGCCGACAAGAATGGAAACCTAAAGTCCTGGTGGTCGATGAAACAATTTGTTAGCGTTAGGGCTATATATGTGGATGGAAAAGACATCATCGCCTATGGAAGTGGATGGAAGAAAACCTCAGTCTTAGCTGTTTTTCCGCTGGAAGGTTCCTTTGAGTGCTTTGAAGAAAGCGATGTTGAAGTAACTTCCAAACCCCTGACTGTAAAAACATCCAAGATTAACTTAAAAGGCAAAGCCGTTCAGTTTGCCTATAAAAACGCCGGCATTAACGTAACAGGAAAAATTGAGCTTATAGGGGAAGAATTGTGCAGAAGCAAAGGGGATATGGAAGAAACCCAAACTTCAACAACTCCCCGAGAAGTGTCAACCCCAACCGAGGAGAACTACTGGGTAAAGAGCCTCATTGGAATAGGAGATGATGAGATAACTGACACCGCCATTACTGCAGAAGGGGATATAATCGCAGTCGGCACAACCACAAGCTTTGGAGAAAATGGAGATGTTTTGGTAATGAGGTTAAGCTCAAAAGGGGAAATCCTCTGGCAGAAAGTGTACGGAGGCAAAGGAGACGACAGTGCACATGCCGTTGCTGTAACAAACAACGGCGAGATTATTGTTGTTGGACAGACGAACAGCTTTGGTGCTGGGGATTATGATGTATGGATTCTTGGACTGGACAAAAACGGAAATGTAAGGTGGCAGAGCACCTATGGTGGTGAATACGGCGAAGGCGGATTGGACGTTGATCTCTTTACAAACGGTGATATTCTGGTTGTGGGATACACCGGGGGGTTCGGAGCTGGAAACTTTGATGCATGGGTACTTAGGCTTGACCCCGTGGGGAACATTAGATGGCAGAGAGTGTATGGGGGAAGTGGAGAGGATATAGCATGGGGAGTAAAGGCAGTAAACGGTGGAACCGAGATAGTGGTGGTAGGCTATACCAAGAGCTTTAACGCGAAAGGTGAAGATGGATGGATAATGTACCTCGATGGCAATGGCAACATAAAATGGCAGAAAATGATCGGAAGTGATAAGGATGATGAGTTCTTGGCTGTTTCAGAAGATGCTGATGGAAACATAGTTGTAGCAGGAATGTTAACCGGAAAGGATGACTACGAAAAAGGCTGGGTGGTTAAGCTGAACAAGAGGGGAAAAGTACTGTGGCAGGGAGCATATGGAGGAGAAGAATACGGAGATGCATTTTTCGATATAGACACAGCAGGAGATAGAATTACTGTTGTGGGAGGCACTCAAAACTTTGGAACAGAAGAGACAGGATCGTGGGTGCTCCATTTGGACTCAAGCGGAAACATAATTAATGAATTCGTGTGTGAAGAAGGCGATTCAATGCTTTGGAGCGTTGCAACAGATGAATCATCAACGGTAGCCGTTGGGTATTCCACAGTTGAGGGGAAAGACATCTTCATCATGAAGCTTCCTAAAGACGGGAACTTAGAATGCACAATTTGCAGAAGCTCCGAGGCGATAGTTAGAACTCCAGCTATTATCATCAGAGACTCGAAAGCGGTTAGTGAAAACACTAAGGGGATCATGAAAGAAAGCAGAGGAACCGTTGACGTATCAGACTTTAAGGAAAAAGTGAACTGTCCTGCTGAAGAGATAAAAGAGACAAAACATAGAGAAATCAGCTCCAGTGAATCCCCGTCGGAAGTTACACCAATCCAAAGCCCTGAAGAAGAAAGCACTAAAGGAATCTGCGGTCCGGGAGTTTTTGCAGTTCTGGCAATTCTGGGGAAAATAATAAGAAAACGCAAGGGAAACTGA
- a CDS encoding acetate--CoA ligase family protein: protein MKDEALKVIEDVLSRGRKALVEYEAKQVLKAYELPVPDEKLAKTLDEALEYAKEIGYPVVLKLMSPQILHKSDAKIIALNIKNEEELKKKWEEIHENAKKYRPDAEILGVLVAPMLKPGREVIIGVTEDPQFGHAIMFGLGGIFVEILKDVTFRIIPIEEKDAWAMIKSIKGYPILAGARGEPPADMKALVDMMLKVSKLVDDLKDYIKEMDLNPVFVYNEGEGAVVVDARIILK from the coding sequence ATGAAGGATGAAGCTTTGAAAGTTATTGAAGATGTTTTGAGCAGAGGTAGAAAAGCATTAGTTGAATATGAAGCAAAGCAGGTTTTAAAGGCTTATGAACTGCCTGTTCCAGATGAAAAGCTCGCAAAGACCCTTGATGAAGCCCTTGAATATGCCAAAGAGATCGGCTACCCCGTTGTTCTTAAGCTGATGTCACCACAGATACTTCACAAGAGCGACGCAAAAATCATTGCCCTGAACATTAAAAATGAGGAAGAGTTAAAGAAAAAGTGGGAGGAAATTCATGAAAATGCCAAAAAATACCGCCCAGATGCAGAGATCTTGGGCGTTCTTGTTGCACCAATGCTCAAGCCTGGAAGGGAAGTTATTATTGGTGTAACTGAAGATCCGCAGTTCGGGCATGCAATAATGTTCGGTCTTGGTGGCATCTTCGTTGAAATCCTCAAGGATGTTACATTTAGGATTATTCCAATTGAAGAAAAGGATGCCTGGGCGATGATAAAGAGCATCAAAGGCTATCCAATCCTTGCCGGTGCAAGAGGAGAGCCGCCGGCTGACATGAAAGCATTGGTTGACATGATGTTGAAAGTCTCAAAGCTTGTTGATGATCTGAAAGACTACATAAAGGAAATGGATCTGAACCCAGTGTTTGTCTACAACGAAGGCGAAGGAGCAGTTGTAGTTGATGCGAGGATAATTTTGAAATAA